The Chloroflexota bacterium sequence TCAAGAAGGCATCGATCCGGTTGGCTCGTGCGTGGGCATGCGCGGGATTCGGATTCAAAATATTGTGAATGAACTGAACGGCGAGAAAATCGACGTGGTGCAATGGGGCGCTGATATGCGGGTCTTTATTGCCAATGCCCTCAGCCCAGCCCAAGTCGTCGAAGTTCATCTTGATGAAGGCGAAAAAACGGCCACGGTGGTCGTGCCAGATAAACAATTATCGTTGGCAATTGGCAAGGAGGGCCAAAACGTTCGTTTGGCAGCCAAACTGGTTGGCTGGCGCATCGACATCAAGAGCGCATCTTCACTCTTAGAGGAAGAACGAGCTGCTGCTGAAGCGCGTGAGGCTGCCGCGTCGGAACAAATGCTGCAAGAAGCAGCGCTTTCAACCGCCAAAGTCGAAACCCGTAAGGTGCGGGTCGATTCCTTGATCACCTATCAAGGGCGACAATTTGGCCCCTTGCCAGTTGAACTGATTGGCGAAGAAGTAGCGTTGCGAGCCGCCGCCCAAAAACTCAATATTTATTTCAATGACAAGCTGATTGCTAGCTATATCATCGATGATGAGGCTGGTGACAGCGACGAGACGGATACCGAGGCATAGCCTATGGCTGCTCAAAAGCAGTCGCCGCGCCCACGCCATGTGCCACAGCGCATGTGTGTTGCTTGTCGGCGTACCGAGAGTAAACGTCAGTTGGTACGTCTTGTGCGCTTGGCCGACCAAAGTGTTGTGGTCGATCCAAGCGGCAAGCAAGCGGGCCGTGGTGCATATCTCTGTGCTGAACGCCCATGTTGGACGAATGCGCTGAAACGCGGGGCTTTAGAACGAGCCTTGCGCGTTGAACTGAGCGCGATTGATCAGCAGGCACTCCAAGCGATTGCTGATCAATTTCCCGATGCTGAACCAGCGGTGGAGGCTGCGATGAACTAAGCCGCATCACTGCCTTCGCCTCTGGCTTCGGCTTCCCAAACCTCAACACCCCCTTGGTGTTGGGTATTAGGAGGACCATAGATGCCAGTTTCTCAAAAAAATACTCGCGATGGCGTAAGTGATCGCGCAAACAATCGCAAATCTGGCCGTGAAGGCTTCTCCGCTAGTAGCGGCGGCAGCGGTGGTAACCGTGGCGGCGGCGGTGGCGGTGGTGGCAACCGTGGCGGTGGTGGCGGTGGCGGTGGTAACCGCAATCGGCCTCAATCGCCTGGCGGTGCTCGCCCTGCCCGTAGCGGCGAAGACGACCGTAACCGCTCTGGTGGCGGCGGTGGTGGTGGCGGTGGCAACCGCAATAATAACCAAAGCCGTGGTGGCGGTGGCCCAGGTGGCAATCGTGGTGGCGGCGGCGGTGGTGGTGGCGTTCCACCTCGTGGCAGCGGTGGTGTTCCACCTCGTGGCAGCGGTGGCCGTGGCCAAAACAACAATCAGCAAGGCGGTCGTGGCCGTGGCACGCCGATTATGGCTCGCCCAGTCGCTCCCGCTCGCCCACGTGGCCCAGTTGAGCTTGGGCCGGTCATGACGGTGCGGGAGTTATCCGAAGCACTCAGCGTTGGCGCAGCCGATATTATCAAAGAAATGCTCAAACAAGGCATTTTGGCGAATATTAATCAACAGCTAGATTATGAAACTGCCGCTGTGATTGCCGCTGAATTTGATATCGAAACCACCGAGCATGTGCCAGAACGGATGGCAGGCTTGGTTGATGATATTGGCGATGCGCTGCGAGCTGAAACAGCTGAAGATCTCAAAACCCGCCCACCAGTTGTCACGATCATGGGTCACGTTGACCACGGTAAGACCAAATTGCTCGATGCTGTGCGCTCAACTCGCGTGGCTGAAGGCGAAGCTGGCGGGATTACCCAACACATTGGTGCATATCAGGTTGAAATCCATGGCCGCAAAATTTCGTTCTTGGATACGCCTGGTCACGAAGCGTTTACCGCAATGCGGGCACGTGGAGCCACGGTTACCGATATTGTTATTTTGGTGGTAGCTGCCGACGACGGTGTGATGCCGCAAACGGCTGAGGCAATTGCCCACGTTAAAGCGGCTGGTGTGCCAATGATCGTGGCAATCAACAAAATCGACGTGCCTGGAGCTAACCCCGACCGCGTGCGCCAACAACTTGCTGGCGAAGGTGTAACCACTGAATCGTGGGGCGGCGATGTGCCCGATGTCGAAATTTCGGCCAAGCACAAGAAAAATATCGATGGATTGCTGGATATGGTCTTGTTGGTCGCCGATTTGCAAGAATTGAAGGCTAACCCAGACAAACCAGCAATCGGCACAATCGTTGAAGCTGAGCTTGATAAAGGCCGTGGCCCGGTTGCAACCGTACTGATTCAAAATGGCACGCTACGCCAAGATGATATTGTGGTGGTCGGGGCAACTCACGGTAAGATTCGCGCAATGTTTACCGACATTGGCCGCCGGATTCGGATTGCCGAACCTGCAACGCCAGTCTCGATCATCGGGCTTTCAGAAGTACCGCAAGCTGGCGATATTTTGCAAGTGCTCGATGACCCACGGATTGCCCGCGAGGTCGCGACAGTACGCCAACGCCAACGCCAAATGGAGCATATGGCCAATCAGCTTGGCAAAGCTACCACGCTTGATGAAGTCTACAAACAAATTCAAGCAGGCAAAATCAAAGATCTCAATATTATTCTCAAGGCCGACGTGCAAGGCTCAATTGGGGCAATCGAACACTCATTGGCGCAGTTGAATGAGAAACAAAGCGAGATTCAAATCAAGATTTTGCACCGTGGTACTGGCACAATCAGCGAATCGGACGTGAGCTTGGCCGTGGCTTCCCACGCAATCATCATTGGCTTTAATGCACGACCCGATGCTGCTGCACGCCGCAGTGCTGAAGCCAACGGGATCGATATTCGCTTCTACAACATCATTTACCAATTGATCGAAGACCTCAACAAGGCAATGATCGGGATGCTCGATCCTGAGATCAAGGAAGTAACCGATGGCTTTGCCGAAGTCCGCAATACCTTCCGCTTGCCATCACGTGAAGTTGTGGCTGGCTTGATGATGATCGACGGTAAAGTTACTCGTAACTCATTGGTACGGGTCTTGCGCTCAGGGGTCGTGCTGCACGATGGTCGGATTGGCTCGCTACGCCGTTTCAAAGACGATGTGCGCGAAGTGCTTTCAGGCTATGAATGTGGGATTCAGATCGATGGCTTCAACGACATCGAAACTGGCGATACCATGGAATTCTATCGTAAGGAAAAGATTATTCGTACCTCGTAAGCTGAATTAAACTCTAGCGTGGAGACAAATAGATCTGTTGGCGACAGCAGATGTGTTTGTCTCCATTCTGCATTATCACCACCGTGGGAGTGACTGTTATGGCAAAAAACAAACGAGTTGAACAAGTTGCTGAAGAAATCAAAACGATTTTGAGCAACGCGATTCAATTTGAAATTCAAGATCCGCGTTTGGGATTTGTAACCCTCACCAGCGTCAATGTTAGTCCAGATTTGTATCATGCCAATATTAATGTGAGCGTGATGGGCGATGATACAGCCCGTAAAGATTCGCTAGCAACGCTTGATCGAGCCAAGGGCTTTTTACGCCGCGAGCTTGGCCAACAAATGAAACTACGGGCGGTGCCTGAGTTGCATTTCCATCTTGACGTGACGATTGATACCCGTCAATATATGGACACGCTGTTTAACCAAGTCGATGAGGAACGGCGGGTTAATCCACCCAAACTAGACGACGAATAAGGATACCACGATGCTGTATACCACTATTCAACAAGCGGCTCCAGCCCTGCGTGAAGCCATGACCGCCGCACGCCACATTTTGGTTACCTCGCATATCAATCCTGATGGCGATGCAGTTGGTTCGAGCATCGGGCTAACCCGCATCCTACGGGCGATGGGTTGTCGGGTGACGATGGTTTTGCCAACCGATCTGCCGAGTTTGGCGGTGGTGTTGCCCGATGCTGCCGAAGTTGGGGTTTATAGCCATGGCGCAAGTTTGCCCGACGATGTTGATTTAGTGGTGTTGGTCGATACTGGCAGCATCTCGCGAATTGAACCGATTTTTAGTGCTGAACGCGCCTATTTGGCTCAACGCCCGCTATTGGTGATCGATCATCATGCCACCAACAGCGGTGAAGGCTTTTTAAATTTAGTTATGACCGAGGCAGCGGCAACCTGCGAAATTTTGGGCTTGCTGGCTCATGCTTGGAATCAAGCGATTGATGCTGAAACCGCCACCGCCCTATTGATGGGATTGGTGACTGATACCCAAAGTTTCCAGACAGCGCATACTAGCCCTCGCACGTTGCGCGTGGCTGCCGATTTGTTGGCAGTTGGTGGGCGTTTGAATGATGTAATGCGTTCGATGATGTATGGCAAGCCATTTGCCCATGCCAAAGCGTTGGGCTTAGCGATGGAGCGCATGCACGACGAAGGCGATATCATCTGGACTGAATTTACCCAAGCCATGCAACAAGGCACCGGGGCTGACGATGAGGCAGGCGATGAAATAACCGCTTATCTTAGCCGTGTAGCCACCGCCAAAGCCTATGTATTATTTAAAGAGCGGCGTGATGGCACGGTCAAAATCAGCTTGCGCTCGAAACCTGGCATCGATGTTGGCAGCGTGGCCCATGCCTTGGGCGGTGGCGGCCATCGCGAGGCAGCCGGCGCAACCTTGCAAATGGGCTTGGCCGAGGCTCGCGATCTGGTGTTAGGTGAATTACGGGCGGCCTTAGCCTAAATCAATAGAAAGGTTGCTGGCTCGTTAATCAACGGGCCATTGTTATTTATGCTGCATGGATTTTTAAACATCGATAAACCTCATGGTATAACCTCGACCGATGTGGTACGGGTGGTCAAACGCAATGCGCGTCAAAAACGCGTTGGCCATGGCGGCACACTTGATCCCATGGCAACTGGCGTGCTGCCGATTGCTTTGGGCAACGCCACACGTCTGCTCGAATATCTGCTTGAGGAAGAGCGAAAAGCCTATACGGCAACCCTACGGCTAGGCATTACCACCGATAGCGACGATGCTGAGGGCGCGGTGATCGCCGAAGCGCCGATTCCGCCACTTGACCCAGCCTTGATTGAAAGCGTGCTTAGCCAATTTCGCGGCGCGATCAACCAAGTTCCGCCCCAATATGCGGCAATTCGCGTTGATGGTAAGCGCATGTATGAATATGCCCGCGAAGGCAAGCATATCGAATTGCCAGCTCGCCCAATCACCATTGAGCAACTTGATCTCTTGGCATGGGATGCCCAGCAATTAACGATTGCCGTCGATTGCAGCAAAGGCACCTATATTCGAGCGATTGCCCGTGATATTGGGGCATTGCTCGGTTGTGGTGCGCATTTAACTGCCTTACGTCGCACCCGCGCTGGAGCCTTTGATCTGAGCAACAGCATTAGCTTGGCCGAGCTTGATCAGCAACCTGAGGCTTTTGCCGCAGCTTTATTGCCACCGCAGGCTGCAATTGCCAACTGGCCATTAATTAATTTGGCTGATGCGGTTGTGGCGGATGTGCGCATGGGGCGGGTGGTGCAGGTTGATAGCCAGGCTGAACGAGTTGGCTTGCTCGATCAAGCAGGCCAATTGGTGGCGATTGCCGTATTGCGTGAAACAGGCTATCAGCCAATCAAGGTTTTCGCCGCCGAGGAATAAAGGCTAAAGCTATGGGCTATGGGCTTTTGGCGATAGGGATTTATGGTTTAGACCAAACAAGCTGCCGATTGCCAATAGCCTAGAGCCTCACAGGTTCTGCGCCGCTGCATTAAAATCTGAACTCTGAGTATCTCATCGCATCTCTGACCCCTAGTCCTTCATTCCTCGGCACCTCTGCGTTAACATTTAAACTCTGATTGCTAGACTTTTCTTACAGCTTTTACCCAACCAGCTTAACGAATATCACTGCCCAGTCATCATAAGCCTTAGCTTCGATTAGCGGCTTCATCCAGAGCGGCAAAGGTTGCGTAAATCGTGATACAATGCACAAAGATTTGTGAGCAGCATCTGCAATGGAGCGTTATTGTGGCAGCAAAAATACCGACGACGTTCAGCGATTTACGCGAATGGATCGCCTTTTTGGAAAAACGCGGCGAATTGAAACGGATCAAAACGCCAGTTTCAGCTGATCTTGAAATCACTGAAATTACTGATCGCGTTTCTAAAATGAAGCAAGGTCAAGGCAATGTCGCTTTACTATTTGAAAATGTGATTGGCTCAGACTTGCCAGTTTTGATCAATGGAGTTGGCACTGAGCAACGCATGGCTTGGGCCTTGGGCTTAGAAAAACTCGACGATCTGCGGGCACGTTTGGCGAGCGTGGTCAAGCCCGAAGTTCCTGAAGGGGTTTTCGATAAGCTTAAAAAAGTCAGCGAGCTTTCGGAAATTCTGCGCTATCGACCTAAAACGGTTACCAGCGCTCCCTGCCAAGATATTGTCTGGACAGGCGACCAAATTGATTTGAATAAATTGCCAATTTTGAAATGCTGGCCCGATGATGGTGGCCGCTACGTCACCCTGACCACGGTGATTTCACGCGATCCCTACAAAGGCATTCGCAATGTGGGGATGTATCGAGTGCAGGTTTACGATGAAAAAACCGTCGGTATGCACTGGCAAATTCACAAAGGTGGCACTGAACATCAACGCGAGGCGCTGCGCAAAGGCGGGGTGAAACTGCCGGTTGCCGTGGCAATTGGCGGCGATTATGCCACGATCTACTCGGGCTCGGCTCCGTTGCCACCAGGCATCGACGAAATTATGTTGGCTGGTTGGCTGCGGCGCGAACGGGTTGAGATGGTCAAATGTAAAACGATCGATCTCGAAGTGCCAGCCAATGCCGAAATTATCCTCGAAGGCTATGTTGACCCCAGCGAAAGTCGGCTTGAAGGGCCATTCGGCGATCATACTGGCTACTATTCGCTGGCCGATCAATATCCCGTGATGCACCTGACCGCCATCACCATGCGCAAGGATGCGATTTATCCAACGACGATTGTAGGTTATCCACCGCAAGAAGATTATTGGCTTGGCAAAGCGACTGAGCGCTTGTTCTTGCCATTGATGCAGTTGGTCGTGCCTGAGGTAATTGATGTCAATATGCCTGCCGAAGGGACGTTCCATAATCTATTGGTGGTCAGCATCAAGAAAAAATACCCCGGCCAAGTGCGCAAAGTGATGTATGGCCTGTGG is a genomic window containing:
- a CDS encoding YlxR family protein; translated protein: MAAQKQSPRPRHVPQRMCVACRRTESKRQLVRLVRLADQSVVVDPSGKQAGRGAYLCAERPCWTNALKRGALERALRVELSAIDQQALQAIADQFPDAEPAVEAAMN
- a CDS encoding bifunctional oligoribonuclease/PAP phosphatase NrnA, yielding MLYTTIQQAAPALREAMTAARHILVTSHINPDGDAVGSSIGLTRILRAMGCRVTMVLPTDLPSLAVVLPDAAEVGVYSHGASLPDDVDLVVLVDTGSISRIEPIFSAERAYLAQRPLLVIDHHATNSGEGFLNLVMTEAAATCEILGLLAHAWNQAIDAETATALLMGLVTDTQSFQTAHTSPRTLRVAADLLAVGGRLNDVMRSMMYGKPFAHAKALGLAMERMHDEGDIIWTEFTQAMQQGTGADDEAGDEITAYLSRVATAKAYVLFKERRDGTVKISLRSKPGIDVGSVAHALGGGGHREAAGATLQMGLAEARDLVLGELRAALA
- the rbfA gene encoding 30S ribosome-binding factor RbfA — its product is MAKNKRVEQVAEEIKTILSNAIQFEIQDPRLGFVTLTSVNVSPDLYHANINVSVMGDDTARKDSLATLDRAKGFLRRELGQQMKLRAVPELHFHLDVTIDTRQYMDTLFNQVDEERRVNPPKLDDE
- a CDS encoding menaquinone biosynthesis decarboxylase, giving the protein MAAKIPTTFSDLREWIAFLEKRGELKRIKTPVSADLEITEITDRVSKMKQGQGNVALLFENVIGSDLPVLINGVGTEQRMAWALGLEKLDDLRARLASVVKPEVPEGVFDKLKKVSELSEILRYRPKTVTSAPCQDIVWTGDQIDLNKLPILKCWPDDGGRYVTLTTVISRDPYKGIRNVGMYRVQVYDEKTVGMHWQIHKGGTEHQREALRKGGVKLPVAVAIGGDYATIYSGSAPLPPGIDEIMLAGWLRRERVEMVKCKTIDLEVPANAEIILEGYVDPSESRLEGPFGDHTGYYSLADQYPVMHLTAITMRKDAIYPTTIVGYPPQEDYWLGKATERLFLPLMQLVVPEVIDVNMPAEGTFHNLLVVSIKKKYPGQVRKVMYGLWGLMLMSLTKFIIVVDEDIDVQDMNQVLFHVTSNVDPQRDTVIVEGPLDALDHSADHFAYGHKMGIDATRKRQDIDRFPREWPQDIRMTQSIVDRVTKRWREYGF
- the infB gene encoding translation initiation factor IF-2 encodes the protein MARPVAPARPRGPVELGPVMTVRELSEALSVGAADIIKEMLKQGILANINQQLDYETAAVIAAEFDIETTEHVPERMAGLVDDIGDALRAETAEDLKTRPPVVTIMGHVDHGKTKLLDAVRSTRVAEGEAGGITQHIGAYQVEIHGRKISFLDTPGHEAFTAMRARGATVTDIVILVVAADDGVMPQTAEAIAHVKAAGVPMIVAINKIDVPGANPDRVRQQLAGEGVTTESWGGDVPDVEISAKHKKNIDGLLDMVLLVADLQELKANPDKPAIGTIVEAELDKGRGPVATVLIQNGTLRQDDIVVVGATHGKIRAMFTDIGRRIRIAEPATPVSIIGLSEVPQAGDILQVLDDPRIAREVATVRQRQRQMEHMANQLGKATTLDEVYKQIQAGKIKDLNIILKADVQGSIGAIEHSLAQLNEKQSEIQIKILHRGTGTISESDVSLAVASHAIIIGFNARPDAAARRSAEANGIDIRFYNIIYQLIEDLNKAMIGMLDPEIKEVTDGFAEVRNTFRLPSREVVAGLMMIDGKVTRNSLVRVLRSGVVLHDGRIGSLRRFKDDVREVLSGYECGIQIDGFNDIETGDTMEFYRKEKIIRTS
- the truB gene encoding tRNA pseudouridine(55) synthase TruB encodes the protein MLHGFLNIDKPHGITSTDVVRVVKRNARQKRVGHGGTLDPMATGVLPIALGNATRLLEYLLEEERKAYTATLRLGITTDSDDAEGAVIAEAPIPPLDPALIESVLSQFRGAINQVPPQYAAIRVDGKRMYEYAREGKHIELPARPITIEQLDLLAWDAQQLTIAVDCSKGTYIRAIARDIGALLGCGAHLTALRRTRAGAFDLSNSISLAELDQQPEAFAAALLPPQAAIANWPLINLADAVVADVRMGRVVQVDSQAERVGLLDQAGQLVAIAVLRETGYQPIKVFAAEE